One window of Bacillus sp. THAF10 genomic DNA carries:
- a CDS encoding PH domain-containing protein, which produces MMMSEKRRMHPAAIVVGFFKQLRELLFPIIIFVFFGSTGDGFFGGIYIIVMGIWLLGLIAIGIVSWYRFFYWIEDGELRIESGIFVKKRRFIRMERIQTIDSSEGIIQRIFGLVKVQVETAGGTTEAEAIFTAVTKEEAGLLKEELLTKRKTVETMDDTDLPFGEESSFPSPKGPEYKISFKSLFIVGTTSGGIGVVLSAVAAFLSQFDQVVPYEQLMNRFGSFLQAGVYLIATLVFVVLFLSWLISIALTMIKYGNFTVKKQEDELHISRGLIEKRQLTIPLERIQAIRISQNILRQPFGLATVYVESAGSSGGKEADFSTILFPLMKLSEVEKHLADFVPIYKLSIQKNGLPKRSLIRYLLRLTLPAFLISAPIAYFFQPYGAFAFITVVLALLLGYSQYKHAGWFVHDQQLQLSYRHLSKNTVLMNKKRIQSFELKESFFQGKRELYTINAAIKTGNGGKRFRVVDVENVDGAKVFEWYSYDKKQGNVV; this is translated from the coding sequence ATGATGATGTCTGAAAAAAGAAGAATGCACCCCGCGGCCATTGTGGTTGGTTTTTTCAAGCAGCTTCGTGAGCTGTTGTTTCCCATCATTATTTTTGTGTTCTTTGGCAGCACCGGAGACGGTTTTTTTGGTGGTATTTACATCATTGTGATGGGTATTTGGTTACTGGGACTGATTGCCATTGGAATTGTATCTTGGTACCGCTTCTTTTATTGGATAGAAGATGGAGAACTGCGAATTGAATCTGGAATATTCGTGAAAAAACGACGCTTTATTCGTATGGAGAGAATTCAGACCATTGATTCGTCTGAGGGGATTATTCAGAGAATTTTCGGTTTGGTAAAGGTCCAGGTTGAAACGGCGGGTGGAACTACGGAAGCGGAGGCTATCTTCACGGCGGTTACAAAGGAAGAAGCAGGTCTGCTAAAGGAAGAACTGCTAACCAAAAGAAAAACAGTGGAAACGATGGACGATACAGATCTACCTTTTGGAGAGGAATCTTCCTTTCCATCACCAAAAGGTCCTGAGTATAAAATATCCTTTAAATCCTTATTTATCGTGGGGACCACTTCTGGTGGAATAGGTGTGGTTTTATCTGCAGTAGCAGCCTTTCTATCTCAATTCGATCAGGTGGTACCGTATGAACAGCTGATGAATCGTTTTGGCAGTTTCCTGCAGGCGGGGGTCTATTTAATTGCCACCCTTGTATTTGTCGTATTGTTTTTATCGTGGTTAATTTCCATTGCTTTAACGATGATTAAGTATGGAAATTTTACCGTCAAAAAGCAAGAGGATGAGCTTCATATTTCTCGAGGGCTTATAGAAAAACGGCAGCTAACCATTCCGTTAGAGAGAATCCAAGCCATAAGAATTTCTCAAAATATTTTACGACAGCCATTTGGACTTGCCACGGTGTATGTGGAAAGTGCGGGGAGCTCCGGTGGCAAGGAAGCGGATTTTTCAACCATCTTGTTTCCGCTAATGAAACTGTCGGAAGTAGAGAAGCATCTTGCCGATTTTGTGCCTATATACAAGCTTTCAATTCAGAAGAACGGGTTGCCAAAGCGTTCTTTGATTAGGTATCTGTTGAGGCTAACCCTGCCAGCGTTCCTGATTTCTGCTCCTATCGCATACTTTTTTCAGCCATACGGGGCGTTTGCGTTTATCACCGTCGTTCTTGCTCTGCTTTTAGGCTATAGTCAATATAAGCATGCGGGCTGGTTTGTTCATGATCAGCAGCTTCAGCTTTCCTATCGCCATTTGAGTAAGAATACCGTCCTAATGAACAAAAAGCGCATTCAGTCTTTTGAGCTTAAAGAATCGTTTTTTCAAGGGAAAAGAGAGCTGTACACCATTAATGCAGCGATAAAAACGGGAAATGGTGGCAAGCGTTTTCGAGTGGTTGATGTGGAAAATGTGGATGGAGCAAAGGTGTTTGAATGGTATTCCTATGATAAAAAGCAAGGGAACGTGGTGTAG
- a CDS encoding rhomboid family intramembrane serine protease, producing the protein MFVRTENFRTFIRLYPIITTIVAIHLVLWLVVQFSGTFYNLTIGFNMLVWQGEYWRLVTPIFLHASLTHFLFNSLSLVLFGPAVERMLGKGKFIAFYLLGGIIANVATLLLRPEIYLHLGASGAIFAIFGLYFYMVFLRPDLLDAANSQVILTILVIGLVMTFLNQNVNAVAHLFGFFGGTVLAPFFLGRGAATRPRNLKSIFPNFGRPSGARNPKSTIVWVVLIALVLIGILSRYI; encoded by the coding sequence ATGTTTGTCCGAACGGAAAACTTTCGTACATTTATAAGATTATATCCTATTATCACCACAATTGTGGCAATCCATCTTGTTTTATGGTTGGTTGTCCAATTTTCCGGCACTTTTTACAACCTTACAATCGGCTTTAATATGCTCGTGTGGCAAGGAGAATATTGGCGCCTCGTTACGCCGATATTTTTACATGCAAGCCTGACGCATTTCTTATTTAACTCGCTTTCTCTTGTGCTTTTTGGACCAGCAGTAGAGAGAATGCTAGGAAAAGGTAAATTTATCGCTTTCTATTTACTAGGAGGCATCATCGCCAATGTTGCAACCCTCTTGCTCCGCCCTGAAATTTATCTCCACCTAGGAGCATCAGGTGCCATCTTCGCGATTTTCGGTTTATATTTTTACATGGTCTTCTTACGTCCTGACTTACTCGATGCAGCAAACTCTCAAGTCATCCTCACCATTTTAGTGATCGGACTTGTCATGACCTTTTTAAACCAAAACGTCAATGCCGTTGCCCATCTGTTCGGGTTCTTTGGCGGAACGGTGTTAGCTCCCTTTTTCTTAGGAAGAGGAGCGGCAACACGGCCGCGAAACCTGAAATCGATTTTCCCTAATTTCGGCAGACCCTCTGGAGCACGAAACCCAAAGAGCACCATCGTTTGGGTGGTTCTCATCGCCTTGGTTCTTATCGGAATTTTAAGTCGTTATATATAA
- the acpS gene encoding holo-ACP synthase: protein MIIGTGIDIVELSRIERLMNRQPNFIDRILTASEKEIFERLTGKRSVEYLAGRFAAKEAYSKANGTGIGKELSFHDMTIRTTDKGKPYFVQPNAHHVHLSISHSEHYAIAQVIIESLSS, encoded by the coding sequence ATGATTATAGGGACAGGAATTGATATTGTGGAACTGAGTCGCATCGAGAGGCTCATGAATCGCCAGCCAAATTTTATCGATCGTATTTTAACAGCATCAGAGAAGGAAATCTTTGAGAGGCTCACTGGGAAGAGAAGCGTCGAGTACTTAGCAGGGCGATTTGCTGCCAAAGAGGCGTATTCCAAAGCCAACGGGACTGGCATTGGCAAGGAGCTTAGTTTTCACGATATGACGATTAGGACAACGGATAAGGGAAAGCCTTATTTTGTGCAACCTAACGCTCATCATGTGCATCTTTCTATCTCGCATAGTGAGCATTACGCGATAGCACAAGTAATTATTGAAAGCTTGTCAAGCTAG
- a CDS encoding outer membrane lipoprotein carrier protein LolA → MNHVIMAKGMKNLRKAWLLLLVGLVSILVLAGCGTKSKEDVTAALGAKVEEMKGYQSNAKMTLQTGAEPQVYEVQIGHNKPNYYKVNLKNAAKDQSQIIIRNDEGVFVLTPALNKSFRFHSEWPQNSSQAYLFESLVNDIKNDPEATFTATEEHYVFETKTNYQNNKLLPTQEITLRKSDLSPVSVKVMDPDKKALVLVEFSDFEFDASFDADAFDVKKNMTSARMELPTSGQVSEENDGAFTVMTPMDTPAGSVLKEQAEVETANGKRVVMTWEGDKTFTLIQEKSRYAEVPTAQFVNGHIADLGFTVGAMTDNSITWSHEGIDFTLVSKDLSQEELMMVARSMQGAAVK, encoded by the coding sequence ATGAATCATGTAATTATGGCAAAGGGGATGAAAAATTTGAGAAAAGCATGGCTATTATTGTTGGTTGGCCTTGTGAGTATCCTTGTTCTCGCAGGGTGTGGTACAAAATCAAAAGAAGACGTTACAGCTGCGTTAGGCGCCAAGGTAGAAGAGATGAAGGGCTATCAATCTAATGCAAAAATGACGTTGCAAACTGGAGCGGAGCCACAGGTTTACGAGGTGCAAATCGGGCATAACAAACCGAACTACTACAAGGTAAACTTGAAAAATGCCGCCAAAGACCAAAGTCAAATCATCATCCGCAACGATGAGGGAGTATTTGTTTTAACACCAGCTTTAAACAAGAGCTTCCGCTTCCACAGCGAATGGCCGCAAAACAGCAGTCAGGCATACTTATTTGAATCACTTGTAAATGACATTAAGAACGATCCAGAGGCCACCTTCACCGCAACCGAAGAACACTATGTGTTTGAAACAAAAACCAATTATCAAAACAATAAATTACTGCCAACACAAGAAATTACATTAAGGAAAAGTGACCTTTCCCCAGTATCGGTAAAAGTCATGGATCCAGATAAAAAAGCCTTAGTGCTTGTGGAATTCTCTGACTTTGAGTTTGATGCAAGCTTTGATGCGGATGCTTTTGATGTGAAAAAGAACATGACAAGCGCACGGATGGAGCTTCCTACTTCAGGTCAGGTGAGTGAGGAAAACGATGGGGCCTTTACTGTGATGACTCCAATGGATACGCCAGCCGGCAGTGTGCTGAAAGAGCAAGCAGAAGTGGAAACAGCTAATGGCAAGCGCGTGGTGATGACGTGGGAAGGCGATAAAACCTTCACCCTGATTCAGGAAAAATCTCGTTATGCCGAGGTGCCAACCGCACAGTTTGTGAACGGCCACATTGCGGATCTAGGGTTTACAGTGGGTGCTATGACGGACAACAGTATCACCTGGAGCCACGAAGGCATTGACTTTACCCTCGTTTCCAAAGACCTATCGCAGGAAGAATTGATGATGGTTGCACGCTCCATGCAGGGTGCAGCAGTGAAATAG
- the alr gene encoding alanine racemase: MSSFHRDTWVEVNLDNIYENVRAIQKHVTQDVTVIAVVKANAYGHGDAQVANTALEAGAKYLAVSFLDEAMSLRKQGVNAPILVLGASRVTDVPLAAEENITLTVFQKDWVKDAIDFYKDNQKIRLHLKLDTGMGRIGTRDKEEINEILRLVEMAPSFELEGIYTHFATADELDSDYVEKQFAKFENLLADITKNHNISMIHCGNSAATLRFPTRMFNAVRVGIAMYGLTPSPEMAPTLPFPLKEAFSLHTKLVHVKKLSQGESVSYGATYKTEDEEWIGTVPVGYADGWIRKLQGMNVLVDGKLVPIVGRICMDQFMIKLPYELPIGTNVTLIGSQNEHTISSDDVAQKLETINYEVPCMISYRVPRMFFRNGSIMEVRNYLQDKPASMN; this comes from the coding sequence ATGTCAAGCTTTCATCGGGACACATGGGTTGAAGTAAATTTAGACAATATATATGAAAATGTACGTGCCATTCAGAAGCATGTCACACAAGATGTCACCGTCATAGCGGTAGTGAAAGCAAATGCATACGGACATGGTGATGCTCAGGTGGCGAATACGGCATTAGAAGCAGGTGCGAAATACCTTGCTGTTTCGTTTCTTGATGAGGCAATGTCACTTAGAAAGCAAGGAGTGAACGCGCCAATTCTTGTGCTTGGAGCCTCCAGAGTTACCGATGTGCCGCTTGCTGCTGAAGAAAACATTACCCTCACTGTTTTTCAAAAAGATTGGGTAAAAGATGCCATCGATTTTTATAAGGACAACCAAAAAATTCGTCTCCATTTAAAGCTTGATACGGGAATGGGGAGAATAGGCACGAGAGACAAAGAAGAAATAAATGAAATCCTCAGGCTTGTAGAAATGGCCCCGTCTTTTGAACTTGAGGGGATTTATACTCACTTTGCAACAGCGGATGAGCTAGATTCCGATTATGTGGAAAAGCAATTTGCGAAATTTGAAAACCTCTTAGCTGACATCACAAAAAACCATAACATTTCGATGATTCATTGCGGCAACAGCGCAGCCACATTAAGATTTCCAACGCGAATGTTCAATGCGGTACGGGTAGGAATTGCGATGTATGGGCTAACTCCATCTCCAGAAATGGCCCCAACCTTGCCGTTTCCACTAAAAGAAGCGTTTTCCCTCCATACAAAGCTTGTTCACGTCAAAAAGCTTAGTCAGGGTGAAAGCGTAAGTTACGGTGCGACATACAAGACAGAAGACGAAGAATGGATTGGGACCGTTCCTGTAGGCTATGCGGACGGATGGATCAGAAAATTACAGGGAATGAACGTATTGGTTGATGGCAAGCTTGTTCCAATTGTTGGTAGAATATGCATGGATCAGTTTATGATAAAGCTGCCTTATGAGCTTCCTATCGGAACAAACGTAACGTTAATCGGATCGCAAAACGAGCATACTATCAGCTCAGATGATGTCGCTCAAAAGCTAGAAACCATCAACTATGAGGTCCCATGCATGATTAGCTACAGGGTGCCGCGCATGTTTTTCAGAAATGGGAGTATAATGGAAGTGAGGAATTACCTACAGGACAAACCAGCCTCTATGAATTAA
- a CDS encoding CopG family ribbon-helix-helix protein yields the protein MSESSATTEILIRLPQNLVSELDGLVKQENGNRNDLIFQATKMYLRERKKRQIRESMRRGYMEMSKINLNIASEAFLAEYEAEHTVERLVSGG from the coding sequence GTGTCTGAATCCAGCGCAACAACTGAAATCTTAATTCGATTACCTCAAAACTTAGTATCGGAATTAGATGGTTTGGTAAAACAAGAAAACGGCAATCGAAATGACTTAATTTTTCAAGCAACGAAAATGTATCTACGCGAGCGTAAAAAGAGACAAATTCGCGAGTCTATGAGACGCGGGTACATGGAGATGTCCAAAATTAATCTAAACATTGCATCTGAAGCTTTCTTGGCTGAATACGAGGCGGAGCACACGGTTGAACGCTTAGTAAGCGGGGGGTAA